A window of Ranitomeya variabilis isolate aRanVar5 chromosome 2, aRanVar5.hap1, whole genome shotgun sequence contains these coding sequences:
- the LOC143806051 gene encoding uncharacterized protein LOC143806051: MEYAKKTVVFLTLCALVGAKQVENNLEILVSVPSTHIGDTEIVSSPTSLSGPSIKCTIVLGKNQTLCMNSADPSCNAIQEPIADLSLSFTPVGNNVPAFTFSSLSISESHQFNITVDANVTVNPQNITSGSGGSGQITVILNINYNTATTTTGSFSSGKVSPTLFRYNGIYRTTVTDTKPDGNGQSALRCGPLSALIVLALLPVLLLK; this comes from the exons ATGGAATATGCAAAGAAAACGGTGGTTTTCCTTACTCTCTGTGCACTTG TTGGAGCCAAACAGGTTGAGAACAATCTAGAAATTTTGGTTTCTGTCCCATCAACCCATATTGGAGACACAGAGATTGTGTCATCTCCTACATCTTTGTCAGGCCCTTCTATAAAGTGCACCATTGTACTAGGGAAGAACCAAACCCTGTGCATGAATTCCGCCGATCCAAGCTGCAACGCAATCCAAGAGCCAATAGCCGATCTGTCTTTGTCTTTCACCCCAGTTGGAAATAATGTTCCTGCTTTTACCTTTTCCAGTTTGTCCATTAGTGAATCGCATCAATTTAACATCACTGTTGATGCAAACGTCACTGTCAATCCCCAGAACATTACCAGTGGAAGTGGTGGCAGTGGCCAAATCACAGTCATTCTAAATATTAACTATAATACAGCCACTACCACAACGGGCTCATTCAGCTCAGGGAAAGTCTCTCCAACATTATTTCGATATAATGGTATATATCGGACAACTGTTACCGACACGAAACCAGACGGTAATGGACAATCTGCCCTGC GCTGTGGTCCTTTGAGCGCTCTCATAGTCCTGGCTCTGCTTCCAGTTTTGCTTCTTAAGTGA